One window from the genome of Fodinibius saliphilus encodes:
- a CDS encoding cation:proton antiporter produces MGEHLLIGITSILIFGIGAQWIAWRFKLPAILLLLISGIAAGPVFGLLDPDLLMGDLLTPFISVAVAIILFEGGLSLRFSELKNIGGVIGNLVSIGVLVTWAITGISAFYLFPFDWGLSILLGAILVVTGPTVIIPLLRQVRPSGQVGSILKWEGIVIDPIGAMLAVLVFEVILSTSFSAATSLAVMSIVKTIFFGTIVGLAGAALIYFLLKRHLLPDFLQNPISLMVVVTVFTISNMLQHESGLWATTLMGIALANQKSAHIHHITEFKENLRVLLLSALFILLAARVELQSLINNLNWDLLVFLVILIFIARPVGVYVSTMFSDLKWREKLFLCWMAPRGVVAASISSIFAIQLANNGFAQADQLMPIVFLVIISTVTIYGLPASWVARKLGVAKPVPNGVLILGAHDWALKIAEAIQNEGFKVLVADANWKNIAVAKKKGLETYHGNILSEYAIDDINLDGVGRMLSLTPNDEVNSLAALRFGEIFGRSHVFQLPPNTKKDEGKEVSSHLSGRILFHPKLNFEKISKIVTEEDDLLVEKITKENLPSEKNTLENKKIPLFQITNNNEIRPFTVDNPPSLTVGSKLFYIPNVNEQVESET; encoded by the coding sequence ATGGGTGAACACTTACTAATAGGCATTACAAGTATTCTTATTTTTGGAATTGGGGCCCAATGGATAGCATGGCGATTTAAGCTGCCAGCTATCTTACTGCTATTAATTTCCGGTATTGCCGCCGGTCCTGTCTTTGGACTACTCGACCCTGACCTTCTAATGGGCGACCTGCTAACCCCTTTTATTTCTGTAGCTGTTGCTATTATTCTTTTTGAAGGGGGATTAAGTCTGCGATTCTCTGAATTAAAGAATATCGGAGGAGTAATCGGTAATCTCGTAAGCATTGGAGTTCTGGTTACCTGGGCCATTACAGGTATTTCGGCCTTCTACTTGTTCCCGTTCGATTGGGGGCTGTCTATTCTTCTGGGAGCTATCCTGGTAGTTACCGGTCCAACGGTTATTATTCCACTTCTCAGGCAGGTACGTCCGTCGGGGCAAGTGGGATCAATACTGAAGTGGGAAGGTATCGTTATTGACCCGATAGGTGCAATGTTGGCCGTCCTTGTTTTTGAAGTTATCCTTAGTACAAGTTTCTCTGCTGCTACCAGTCTTGCGGTAATGAGTATTGTCAAAACGATCTTTTTCGGCACTATTGTGGGCCTCGCCGGCGCTGCTTTGATCTACTTCCTATTGAAAAGACATCTGCTGCCCGACTTTCTGCAGAATCCTATTAGCCTTATGGTTGTGGTTACTGTTTTCACAATCTCCAACATGCTGCAGCACGAATCGGGCTTATGGGCAACCACCTTAATGGGAATAGCACTGGCTAATCAAAAATCAGCACATATACATCATATCACCGAGTTTAAGGAAAATCTTCGGGTTTTATTACTCTCTGCCCTATTTATTTTATTGGCTGCACGAGTAGAGCTCCAAAGTCTTATAAATAATCTCAACTGGGATTTACTAGTATTTCTCGTTATTCTAATATTTATTGCACGTCCTGTTGGTGTTTATGTATCTACCATGTTTTCTGATCTCAAATGGAGAGAAAAACTTTTTCTCTGCTGGATGGCCCCGAGAGGAGTAGTTGCTGCCTCAATTTCCTCTATTTTTGCCATCCAACTCGCAAATAATGGATTTGCTCAGGCAGATCAACTCATGCCTATTGTATTTCTTGTGATCATAAGTACAGTTACCATTTACGGTCTTCCTGCCTCGTGGGTAGCTCGTAAACTTGGCGTTGCCAAGCCCGTTCCCAATGGAGTACTTATTCTTGGAGCCCACGACTGGGCGCTTAAAATAGCTGAAGCCATCCAAAATGAAGGGTTCAAAGTACTTGTTGCAGATGCAAACTGGAAAAACATTGCAGTTGCAAAAAAGAAAGGCCTAGAAACCTATCACGGGAATATACTATCAGAGTATGCCATAGATGACATCAACTTAGACGGTGTTGGCCGGATGCTTTCTCTGACACCTAACGATGAGGTAAACTCTCTTGCTGCTCTACGCTTTGGTGAGATATTCGGTCGCTCACATGTATTCCAACTCCCCCCCAACACCAAAAAAGATGAAGGTAAAGAAGTAAGTAGTCATCTAAGCGGTCGTATCCTGTTTCATCCAAAACTCAATTTCGAGAAAATATCAAAAATAGTAACAGAGGAAGACGACCTGTTGGTTGAAAAGATTACCAAAGAAAATCTACCAAGTGAAAAAAATACGCTGGAGAACAAGAAGATTCCGCTCTTCCAGATCACAAATAATAATGAAATACGTCCCTTCACGGTAGATAACCCCCCAAGCCTGACGGTAGGAAGTAAATTGTTTTATATTCCAAATGTGAATGAACAAGTAGAGAGTGAGACTTAA
- a CDS encoding S1 family peptidase → MFRFVIGILITLVIAIQFGCSGTTTLFSSSTGQDSTATKHYTTSFPTHDVSKQIEDARSAVLRIISTSFYNSYTFDKAYLTLNDIKTNNPQDIAAGYYSTEQSSAGTGIILDNTYNSSLIITCKHVVTSPDTVITYFEGDNIPDNTFIKSISIKRKQNDLLFTKSRIYDFDIIASDESYDLALIAADTRKKDRLSYNPIQFKAGNSDDVKMGSFLYIFGFPRGYPMLTRGLASTDAYKNKHFFLTDALFNPGISGGLVIASKNNFRNFEWVGMARSATASEESILVPRTFEKDYSKLSKPYLDQPFVQKKTRISYGVTQAIPIDTIKEFINSHQQSITANGFRYSVRD, encoded by the coding sequence ATGTTTAGGTTTGTAATAGGTATATTGATAACACTGGTAATAGCCATTCAATTTGGATGTAGTGGTACAACCACACTATTTTCCTCTTCAACTGGTCAAGATAGTACTGCGACTAAACATTATACCACTAGCTTTCCTACTCATGATGTATCAAAACAGATAGAAGATGCACGTAGTGCTGTACTAAGAATTATATCTACAAGCTTTTACAATTCTTATACCTTTGACAAAGCATATCTTACATTAAATGATATAAAAACAAACAACCCACAAGATATAGCTGCAGGCTATTACTCTACAGAACAGAGTTCTGCCGGTACGGGTATTATCCTAGACAATACTTACAATAGCTCTCTAATCATTACCTGTAAACATGTAGTCACATCGCCTGATACAGTTATCACTTATTTTGAAGGGGATAATATTCCAGATAACACATTTATAAAATCTATAAGTATTAAGCGCAAACAAAATGATTTGCTCTTTACAAAAAGCAGGATCTATGATTTCGATATCATTGCCTCTGATGAAAGTTATGACCTTGCTCTAATCGCTGCTGATACCCGCAAAAAGGATAGACTATCATACAATCCTATTCAATTTAAAGCCGGGAACTCTGATGATGTAAAAATGGGCTCATTTCTATATATTTTTGGTTTTCCCAGAGGATACCCCATGCTAACAAGGGGATTAGCAAGTACTGATGCTTATAAAAACAAACACTTTTTCCTTACTGATGCTCTATTTAACCCTGGTATAAGTGGTGGATTGGTAATAGCCAGTAAGAATAACTTTCGCAATTTTGAATGGGTTGGGATGGCCCGTTCTGCAACAGCTTCGGAAGAAAGTATACTGGTCCCACGCACATTTGAAAAGGACTATAGCAAACTTTCCAAACCCTATTTAGACCAACCTTTTGTACAAAAGAAAACCAGGATATCATATGGTGTTACTCAAGCTATCCCAATTGATACTATCAAAGAATTTATCAATTCCCATCAACAAAGTATTACTGCAAACGGCTTCCGGTATTCTGTGAGAGATTAG
- a CDS encoding D-alanyl-D-alanine carboxypeptidase/D-alanyl-D-alanine-endopeptidase: MTKFRSFLLLLAVGALILAAGCQTTDSVVDNQPNESISPLSVTFDTSKVFSSNLTGFALYDPANDSLIYGHNEDRYFTPASNTKLFTFYAGLKLLPDSIRALEYTVRGDSLIFWGTGDPSFLHSKMGNGKVYKFLKNREEKLYYSDANFASKRFGPGWAWDDSNYYYQTEKSPLPMYGNTVSFKIEEIKQRQIVTTDSGLAVFPPIFRSYINEVKREHDAPILFRDFSNNNFAYKPEADTNRYTIDKPYHYTPQLITDMLADTLGKTVTYLPNMEKPDSTSIIYSIKADTAYKRMLQPSDNFIAEQLLLVAAAELGIPLESRAVIKKMKEEYLNVLPHEPQWVDGSGLSRYNMFTPRSMIRLLWKIDDEFTKNEQLFHLLPAGGERGTIKDSYIPPQQDSPYVFAKTGTLSNNHCLSGYLITESGKKFIFSFMNNHYVTSTSVVEEEMNKVLRYIYNHF; this comes from the coding sequence ATGACTAAATTTCGTTCATTTCTGTTGCTTTTAGCTGTTGGAGCATTAATCTTAGCCGCGGGATGCCAAACGACTGACTCGGTAGTTGATAATCAACCGAATGAATCGATTTCTCCTTTATCAGTGACCTTTGATACCTCCAAGGTGTTTTCATCAAATCTTACAGGCTTTGCTTTATATGATCCAGCGAATGATTCTTTAATCTATGGTCATAATGAGGATCGTTACTTTACACCAGCATCGAATACAAAGCTGTTTACTTTCTATGCAGGATTAAAGCTATTACCCGATTCTATTCGCGCGCTGGAATATACAGTGCGGGGTGACTCACTTATTTTTTGGGGCACAGGGGATCCATCATTTTTGCATTCTAAAATGGGAAATGGGAAAGTGTATAAATTCCTAAAAAACAGAGAAGAGAAGCTGTACTATTCGGATGCAAATTTTGCCAGCAAACGGTTTGGACCCGGGTGGGCTTGGGACGATTCCAATTATTATTATCAAACTGAAAAGTCGCCACTCCCGATGTATGGTAATACAGTTTCTTTTAAGATAGAAGAAATAAAACAACGGCAAATAGTAACTACGGATAGTGGATTGGCAGTTTTTCCTCCTATATTTCGCTCCTATATCAACGAAGTAAAGCGTGAACATGATGCCCCCATTCTTTTCCGTGATTTTTCTAATAATAACTTTGCGTATAAACCGGAGGCCGATACCAATAGGTATACCATTGACAAACCCTATCACTATACTCCTCAGCTGATTACCGATATGTTAGCTGATACATTAGGTAAAACGGTAACCTATTTGCCCAATATGGAGAAGCCTGATTCAACTAGTATTATTTACAGTATTAAAGCCGATACCGCTTATAAGCGAATGCTACAGCCTAGCGATAATTTTATTGCGGAACAGCTTTTACTGGTGGCTGCGGCCGAATTGGGGATCCCTTTGGAATCGCGGGCAGTTATCAAAAAGATGAAAGAAGAATACTTGAATGTATTGCCACACGAACCACAATGGGTTGATGGGTCTGGCCTCTCCCGCTACAATATGTTTACCCCTCGATCTATGATTCGTCTGTTGTGGAAAATTGATGATGAGTTTACTAAAAATGAGCAGCTTTTTCACCTGTTACCGGCAGGGGGAGAAAGGGGAACTATTAAAGATTCGTATATACCCCCACAGCAAGATTCGCCATATGTGTTTGCTAAGACAGGGACTCTTAGTAATAACCATTGCCTAAGTGGTTACCTTATTACCGAGAGTGGAAAGAAGTTTATTTTTAGCTTTATGAATAATCATTATGTAACATCCACATCTGTGGTCGAGGAAGAGATGAATAAGGTACTACGATATATATACAATCATTTCTAA